The proteins below are encoded in one region of Malaclemys terrapin pileata isolate rMalTer1 chromosome 8, rMalTer1.hap1, whole genome shotgun sequence:
- the KANK4 gene encoding KN motif and ankyrin repeat domain-containing protein 4, translating into MEKADAGNQPSKPTEDKDQPRSLPYSVETPYGFHLDLDFLKYVDDIEKGNTIKRVHIHRKAKQPKFSTLPRNFSLPENRSRAYASSPNKSWTATCSFAQRKASLGAEETTCLITSYDSPQSLTAEEPSYRKKALLAETIRQAEVIHHEEEPGSCRGRPQLLRASSMPAKLLPSKSSEEESQCSKPSQPSALSQPCDGKSFTEIPFSPAKELLDSHYSDSVTLHFLKEPRNVQEQIKVVFQKNEQPEGQQVKAIPELDPQPLAFPRERMLIQSPHQSQHFIAQELLLVTESGGEECYAPETNKFPELVKDESISSNAPKFMPENENREEIKLNINEIMPCAPEKTEVRSVWARANEENVDPEPLLCDTVEPSRITALKQQITVLEEQLNSKIEELEQIKVVLKQQDSEIKAKERSIKILASSKAQLEEKLCQENTKETEPSKQDGNVLQYHDAAVNTELMQANTFKEAYDKGVNVNIPVATESVGCGTYGVDNVNLQAKELRRMPVHTDQGLAAVHTGVREEGAASLAKQIGTGIDTEPPVFTSCFTELKIDEQINDDCQHQRNSYARQSCAASSLIGESCSRTGRADSNGNKPGGNKPVFAGDVKQDLIEEENHTEQQDSSADDPIGQYVKKIQELLQEQWMCLEHGYPELASAIKHPASKLSSIQNQIVNSLNLLLSAYSTQAPSDKENSNTQYQQLEISPTTSLKSIMKKKGYGFHAGGNGTKKNLQFVGVNGGYETTSSEDTSCEDSSSEGNSDSEMERKYDTLEHRQVKAARENKHASSGVSQCTRHEDNEPQELEEITMASIQPKTDRCKLSEDFLDGCLLLSKHLSEIRTTNDKHLRHILNMVCQEWFRVSTRKSSSPEVVAAYLKEFKAIHPQLLKMIINLADGNGNTALHYSVSHSNFLIVKLLLDTGVCDVDHQNKAGYTAVMITPLASAESDEDMEVVLKLLKEGDVNIRASQGGQTALILGVSHDRGDMVKALLSCKADINQQDDNGTSALMVACQHGNAEIAKLLLAHPGCNTTLTDKSGNSALSVALKSAHMEIAELLQAHKEQSRSLAK; encoded by the exons ATGGAGAAAGCAGATG CTGGCAATCAGCCATCAAAACCCACTGAGGATAAAGATCAACCCAGAAGTCTCCCTTATTCTGTTGAAACACCCTATGGCTTCCATTTAGACCTGGACTTTCTGAAATATGTGGATGACATTGAAAAAGGAAATACCATTAAAAGGGTTCACATTCACAGGAAGGCCAAACAGCCAAAGTTCAGCACACTGCCTCGGAATTTCAGCCTGCCTGAGAACAGATCCCGTGCGTACGCTTCCTCCCCCAATAAGAGCTGGACTGCAACCTGTTCATTTGCACAGAGGAAGGCATCACTAGGGGCAGAAGAAACCACCTGTCTTATCACATCGTATGACTCACCACAATCTTTAACTGCAGAGGAGCCAAGTTACAGAAAAAAGGCCCTTTTAGCAGAAACAATCAGACAAGCAGAGGTCATCCACCATGAAGAAGAGCCCGGCAGCTGTAGAGGGAGGCCACAGCTGTTAAGGGCTTCCAGCATGCCAGCCAAACTTCTACCAAGTAAAAGTTCAGAAGAGGAAAGTCAGTGCTCCAAGCCTTCTCAGCCCTCTGCACTGTCTCAGCCTTGTGATGGAAAGAGCTTCACAGAAATTCCCTTTAGCCCTGCAAAGGAGTTACTGGATTCACACTATTCTGATAGTGTCACATTACATTTCCTCAAAGAGCCAAGGAATGTGCAAGAGCAAATCAAAGTGGTGTTCCAGAAAAATGAGCAGCCTGAGGGACAACAGGTGAAAGCCATCCCCGAGCTGGATCCCCAACCCTTAGCGTTTCCTAGGGAGAGAATGCTAATCCAGTCTCCACATCAAAGCCAGCATTTCATAGCTCAAGAGCTGCTCCTGGTTACAGAGAGTGGAGGAGAGGAATGCTACGCACCAGAGACAAATAAATTTCCTGAATTAGTCAAGGATGAATCAATCTCATCAAATGCCCCCAAGTTTATGCCTGAAAATGAGAACCGTGAAGAAATAAAGTTAAACATAAATGAGATCATGCCATGTGCACCAGAGAAGACTGAAGTTAGAAGTGTTTGGGCTAGAGCAAATGAGGAAAACGTAGATCCTGAACCTTTGCTTTGTGACACAGTAGAACCCAGCAGGATCACAGCACTGAAACAACAGATCACTGTTCTGGAGGAGCAACTAAATAGCAAAATAGAGGAACTTGAGCAGATCAAAGTAGTGCTGAAGCAGCAGGATAGTGAGATCAAAGCAAAGGAGAGAAGCATTAAAATACTGGCAAGTTCCAAAGCTCAACTGGAAGAGAAACTTTGTCAGGAAAACACCAAAGAAACTGAACCGTCCAAGCAGGATGGAAATGTCCTGCAATACCATGATGCTGCAGTGAACACTGAACTTATGCAAGCAAACACGTTTAAGGAGGCCTATGACAAGGGTGTCAATGTTAATATTCCAGTCGCTACAGAATCTGTAGGATGTGGTACCTATGGAGTGGACAACGTGAACTTGCAGGCTAAGGAGTTAAGAAGAATGCCTGTTCATACAGATCAGGGGTTGGCAGCTGTTCACACTGGTGTCAGAGAGGAAGGGGCTGCATCTCTTGCCAAACAGATAGGAACTGGAATTGACACTGAGCCTCCTGTCTTTACATCATGCTTCACTGAGCTGAAGATAGATGAACAGATCAATGATGACTGTCAACATCAAAGAAACAGCTATGCCAGACAGTCTTGTGCTGCTAGCTCTCTGATTGGAGAAAGCTGTTCAAGAACAGGAAGAGCTGACTCGAATGGAAATAAACCAGGTGGAAATAAACCAGTTTTTGCCGGGGATGTAAAGCAAGATCTGATTGAGGAGGAAAACCATACAGAACAACAAGATTCCTCTGCAGATGACCCCATAGGCCAATATGTTAAAAAAATCCAGGAGCTTTTGCAAGAGCAGTGGATGTGCTTGGAGCATGGCTATCCAGAGTTAGCAAGCGCTATTAAACACCCTGCATCGAAGCTTAGTTCCATCCAGAATCAGATAGTTAATTCCTTAAACTTGCTGTTATCTGCCTATTCTACCCAAGCACCATCAGATAAGGAGAACTCGAACACGCAGTATCAACAGTTGG AAATCTCTCCAACCACAAGTCTTAAATCAATCATGAAAAAGAAAGGTTATGGTTTCCATGCAGGAGGTAATGGGACCAAAAAGAATCTTCAGTTTGTTGGGGTAAATGGTGG TTACGAAACAACGTCAAGTGAAGACACCAGCTGTGAAGACAGCTCATCGGAAGGAAATTCTGACAGCGAGATGGAGAGGAAGTATGACACTTTAGAGCACAGACAGGTGAAAGCTGCCCGTGAAAACAAACATGCCTCATCTGGAGTCTCCCAGTGCACTAGACATGAAGACAATGAGCCACAGGAACTGGAAGAAATAACAATGGCTAGCATTCAACCCAAGACTGACAG ATGCAAACTCTCAGAAGATTTTCTTGATGGCTGCCTGTTATTGAGCAAACACCTTTCAGAAATAAGGACCACCAATGACAAACATTTG AGACACATCTTAAACATGGTCTGTCAAGAGTGGTTCCGAGTCTCTACTAGGAAATCCTCCAGCCCTGAGGTTGTTGCAGCTTATCTCAAAGAATTCAAAGCAATTCATCCCCAGCTACTGAAGATGATCATAAACTTGGCGGATGGAAATGGGAACACAGCTCTTCATTACAGTGTTTCCCATTCCAACTTTCTGATTGTGAAGCTTCTACTAGATACAG GTGTTTGTGATGTGGACCATCAAAATAAAGCTGGATATACTGCAGTGATGATCACACCACTGGCATCAGCAGAAAGTGATGAAGACATGGAGGTGGTCTTAAAGCTGTTGAAAGAAGGGGACGTAAACATACGGGCAAGTCAG GGAGGCCAGACTGCCTTAATATTAGGTGTCAGCCATGACAGGGGAGATATGGTGAAAGCCTTGTTGTCCTGCAAGGCTGACATAAACCAGCAGGATGATAATGGGACATCAGCACTGATGGTTGCCTGTCAGCATGGCAATGCTGAGATCGCGAAGCTTCTTCTGGCTCACCCTGGTTGTAACACTACATTAACGGACAAG AGTGGTAATTCTGCTCTGTCTGTCGCTCTGAAATCTGCCCACATGGAAATTGCAGAGCTTCTCCAAGCCCACAAAGAGCAGAGCCGGTCTTTGGCTAAATAA